TGCTTCCACCGCTCGAGCCAAGCGTATCGTCAGCGGTGGTGTTTCGTGAGTTTTCCGTACCAAACGTACTGAACGTTATTCCGTCAACAATGCTGTTGGGACCGCTACTAGAGGAACTGATCTGGAACCCTCCATACGAAGTCTGTGAGGTGGATGACGATGACTGTGCACCGGGGGAGGATCCATGAGTATTGTGTGACTGTAAAGAGGCACGACCCTTCACTTGTCCTCTCCCCTTAATGGAACTCCGGCCGAGATCTCGAACGGTGGAAGCCGCGCCCGATCGGAGACTTTGGACATGATTGGATGTGAGTCTGTGCTCCTGAGCGTTACTGTTGATTCCAAGGGTAACCTGGTAGGTGCGAAagagaaaacaaagaaacaCACGGATTCTAGTAAACAGTGCTCCGGTAACCACCCCATTTGCTTCGGCGGAGGACTTACCTTTCCGTAGCTGCAACTAGCAGCCATTAAGGCAACCACGGCCAAGACTCCACCAACACTGGCAACAAGACGACGGGTGATGATCATTTTTTGGTAGATTGTATTCATGGAGTGCAAATTATAAGTGACCGGGGCAGTTGTAGAAGATGATTTGCACAAGTTATACGTACCTGCCTCCTCGCAACGTGCCAATGTAAGTCTTGTCATCCGTTGAGACGCGGGTACCAACCCGTTGTGCGCACCTCGTCCAGATCGAGCTTCCCGTACGAGGCTTGGAATCAACCAGCTGAGGCCTGATCGATGTGCATGCATCTGTGAGCGAGAAATCTTCCATTCATCGGAAGCATTTTGTGCTTTCCACAATATCCAAATGCCGACCAACATCGGAGGTGAACCTTATGTTGGAACACGTTTTTCGCCTTTTACATTCACGAGGGTGCGTTCGGTCGGCGTGCACGCGCTATTCGAATGCGTTAGATTTCCTATTCGTCGAGGTGTAGAGAACACTTAAGAAAACGTGTACCGCTTTCGTCCTATGTGTTGCAAAAGCCTCAGCGCGACAGTACCGCTACCACGGCTCTAATTTTAAGCGGTAAGCTGGCAAAAGTTTACGGCAGTGCTCCATGAGAGCTGCGCCAGCGTTCACAGAATATCTTGTAATTGGGCTCGACCCAGAATTACGGAAAGTATGGTATGCGTTGATTGTTGCCTTAACTTATACAAGCAAGATGTTTGAAGTGCATCGTCGAGCCGTGGCACTTTCGCTAAGCGGAGCCGGGCATCTACTGCCTTACCACGCTGGTGTTTGCCAGGAGCTTCTGAATTTCGCCAAAACCCAAGGACAACGAGTACCTCTGGAAATAGCTGCGCTATCTGGTAGTAGTTCGGGTGCCATTGTAGCCGCTGTCGCCGCATTCGCGCCATCGCAATTGGAGTCGCTTGCTCTTGATTTCATCCAACAGCGCGGGCGAGGTCTGTCACTTTTACAAGAGACTTTGGAGAATCATCAGACATCTCAACAATCCGACCAATTCACGAACAAGCAAACGCCACTGTCACAAGGACAGCCTGCATTACAAATTTACACCACACAGTGTCGGAGTGGTGAACCCTAtgcgttttctttttcttcgtaTTCTCCCCTGCTGTTGGATGCAATTAGAGCGTCTTGTCATGTTCCGATCTCGTTCCACCCCGTCGATATGATATCTTGGTCACCATTGTCGCTGCCGTTGACGTTTGCGGATTCGGAAGGAGTCCTAATCCATGAGGAAGCCTACGTGGATGGAGCGATCGCATCACCCGCGCCCCCAACTCCACACCAGCTGACGCGTGTCGTAGTATCACCCATCAGTGGTGGTGTCGGTACACTGGATTCCGACCAATGGCGCATTAGCCCCCACGACACATCCTGGAGGATAGGTAGTGTAACCTTGAAAGGATCCTTTCCGGTTCGATTGTCAACGCAAAATCTCCGTGCTTTGCGCACCTCCGTGGGAGCAACTTCGTCGGCCGAGCTGGAACGATGGTATCAACTTGGTTTGGATGATGGTCGAAGATTTTGCGAAGACTGGGAAAAAATAGGTGCATAACGGTATGCACCGTGAACAGTTGTACCATATGAAGAACAGTCACTTTTCTGCTTCAAAATGGGAAAAAACATTCTATGCTACCATGGCATGATCTGACTACTGATTATCAATGTTTCATGTCAGTGAACACCGCGTAAATACTGCGACAAACAAGTCTGGAGAATCGGAGGTGCAGTCTCGCTCGACTACATTGAATCGACACCGCAATGGCGCTTTCTTAGCGAAAGGAATCAAAACTAAATCGTTTCGAGAGCGCCAACTTGGAAAACTTGTTATGAGTTTTCGTCCCAAAGACAATGAATAGCCTGATCACATTCTATCGAAAATGCGTTTACAGACGGATAAAGGACACTCCTCAATTCAGAGAATCCGTCAATGTCACTGCTTTGTAGCCTGAGCCAGGGTTGGGAAAGCTAACGATTCAGAAACTGCGAAACCATTATACCACACAAGACGGAAGCAATCTGCCGGACGTGAACGAGTGCCTGTTGGCTCTCAACCATCAGTCTTGCGTTCCTGCTGATGGTTGCAAATCCATGGGCTACAAAGCAAACGATTCTCTAATATCCTAACGGGCTTGGACAATTTGAAATCACGATTGTCCATTTTTGTGGCTTTTGGAAGTACGGGGTAGTAGTAAAAGAACGTTGGCTGTAGTTGTCTGACGCAAATTCCGTTTTGGGAACATGATTTGGGAAACGTGTTTCCCGCTTCGCTCGAAAGAAATAAAAAACTCTGCCACAATTGCAAACTGATTGTGAAGCTCCAGAAGGTATCTGAAGACCCGCAAAACTGCACAGCGCAAAAGCGTTAATGCGTTGCTCTAGCCCAGCCATAGTAGATTGCTTTACATTAGGCACAAAAGTAAATTAGACATCGACGCATAACATTTGAATCCCAGAAGACCATTAGTCCAGGTGACGGCATATGTTAGGGGACCGtgcactaactgtaactgtaaacgccTTTTTGTATGCGAATGTCACTCGCTGCCTCAGAGTCCATTTTTGGCGCATTCTTCGTAAAACAATCCAGTCGACGCTCCAGAAACTGAGCTCATTTCACATTCTGGAATCAGCATCATATCACACCTCCCAGATTTCTCGGCCTTAAAAGGAAGCGCGCGTGTTGTTGGATGAGATTGGGATTATCGGCGTTTCAGTTTTTCTATATCGTCTTCCTGATACCGAAATCTGTCTCTTCTTGGGGCCTCCCGCACACACTAAGATTTCGACGTCGATGGCAAGAGGTAACATTTCCGATCGCTACTCCAATTAATGTGATTCACGAACATTTCATGACAATGGCATTGGAGCAGTCGATTGTTGCTGGAAAATGCGGCGAAGTGCCAATCGGGGCACTCGTTGTGCGCAATGTAACGGACAATGATGCGAATGGCGGCAACGACCCACACCAGCCTTCGGTACACCGCCTACAAATTCTTGGCTCATCACACAATCAAGTTGAGCAAAAGTACGATGCTTCGGCTCACGCCGAGTTGCTCGCCATGAGACAAGCTGCACGACGGATTCGGAATTGGCGATTGCAATCTTGTACGCTCTACAGTACGCTGGAACCCTGCGTGGTTTGTCTCGCCTCGTGTCAAGCTTTTCGAGTTTCGCGCGTGGTGTACGGAGCTTCTGACTTCCGACTCGGAGCTGTGCATAGTCACATTGCACTACTGGATATGGCACAGCATCCTTTTCACAACGTTACGTCCGTAATCGGTGGTGTTCATAACACGACTAGTGCCGAGTTGCTGCGATCGTTTTTTCGCTCGCGGCGTGCCAAGAAGAAACTTAAGCAATCCGACTCACTTCCAGCTCCAGGTCGGAAGGCATTAAGGTTTTTGAGGCAGATTAGTccgtattgactgtgacgtaGAAGAGATGGATGGTTTGATTTGGAATTGCCAGGTCCTCCATTGTGATGAAAGTCTCACCGTACATCATTTTAGGGTGCTGATCTTGCCTCGTACAACTTCTGACCTTCACATGCTCAGATGCGTGAAAGCATGACTGACTATGACTGCCCCCCACACGATTTCTGGATACCATTTGGTTTTTGGTTGATCAAAAGATGGAATCCCTCTCCTACCATCGGCGATTCTCATGCGGATTACCGTCCCTATCGTTGGTTCGCTACCAGAATATAAATATGTTCACAAGGCAGGGAGATGCCGATAGCTGTAAGTCATGGCCCACTGCTTACGAAAGTCATCGGTACACTTCAGATGATTCCAAAGGCCATTCTCGAACATATTAGGCATGCTACCCACTCGAATAGACTAAAGGAATGAGCAGATAAGCGCCTATCATTATGTGAAACAATTTCGTTCTGCCTAGCCTGCTCATTTTcgccttttctttttcccggTGATATCAATCAGTTTAATTTCCTTGGAAGTTCGCTTCCGACTGGCGGCCATTTCCGCCGCAAATGTTGAGATTTTGGCAAAAACGTTCGGGTCCATGTCGTCCAGAACAATCTCCATCTTTTCCGGCAAAAGCTGATTGACTTCGAGAGCCGAAGGACACTCCAGTTCCAACGTGGTAACAATATGACCCCACTCGGGACCATTCAGTAATAACAGATTTGCAGCCAAGCGGGCCTTGGCATCCAGCGACGAATGATGCGCCGATGTCGACGACCGGGATGCCTTGGTATCCGGAGTCGAGTTGCTTTTcgcatcgtcttcctcatcgtcagtatcatcttcgtcgtcatcgtctaCTTCTTGATCCTCCTCTTCTGTTTCCTCCTCGACTAttttgactgtaaacaatATGGACAGCAAATCAGACTAGATGTATCTGATGTATATTTTCGCAGATGCCAAGCTAACCGGGGGGAGGCTACTTACATTCGGCCTTGAGTTTTCGGTAGCGATCTTCGAATCGCTTGCTGTATGCCTTGGCCAGCAGCCAAAAATCGGAGCCTTCCGCATTGTAGGCCATGCAGTTGTTCCAAACCAGTCGTACATCGCTGGCACAAGCGTAAGCAGTTTCGTACTGTTCCCGGTCGAGCTTGCGCTTGACCGTCCCCAAGTCCATCATGTTGGGCACAATCTCGGGATAGTCCCAGAGCTCCAGACCCCGCCAGTCCACCGGCTCCTGAAATGGACCAGAATCCGGTCGGGATAGGAATCCATTGATCGTTTTTGCCAAACGGCGCAGGACTTCGGCTTCGTCACCGGTAGGCGTCATGGTATTGTGACAATGGGAGCGCCTGATTCCAAGAGAGCAGCACAAAAATGGTGGGGGCGGCAAGCTTTTTGaaggtttcttcttttcgtatGCTTTTTCGTTGAAACAAAGCAACTGCGACGCGGGAAGGTTTTGTAAGCAAATCGATCTGCGAGTCAGCTTGTTGCGGGAACGAGGTTTACTGACATCGCTCGCAACTAGTGGAtagaactcacagtcagttgtcATTACTGTAACAGCCATGGCAAAGCCACGATATTTCGCTCCATGGAGGGTTTGCACGAACGGGTCTTTTCTTCCGATCCGCTTTCTCTACAAAAAGTGCGAGCGCCTGTTTTCGATTTTCCAATTGCCATCGTTTGGTATTACAGTTTCGAAATTCTTACCGCGATTATGGTCAGCGTATcgcgattgactgtgaacgcgAGACGGGAAGAACAACAAGGCACACCAAGATAACAACAGTAAGCGGAATCAAAAGTGGGACAGCGGGATCAGATGTGAATTCTACTCTCTACTGCAAAGGTGATTGTGATACAATTCATTGACAACCAGCGTAGCAACATGCGCGTATTAATCTATCGGAAAGATGCAATCGTACAATGAATGACGACCTTTTGAGAAGCAAAAGTCCCAGGTGTCAATGACCAATGTTCTGAGTATATGCTGTTTCACATCCCGGATTGTACTCGCCCTCGTTTTTCttgttcacaatcaataaCCATTTTGCCTCAAAATTCGATACAAATTGGGAAGCGAAATTTTTTGGGGATCCGAGGGTGATTGTGgtgaaagctgttgctggtAAGCTGCAGCGTTGGCAAGCCGCATTTCACAATCATGTCCGCGGTTGCAATTTCCATCTTCGAACCAGACCGATTGTCTTTCGCTACGCCAACCAATGAGAAGATTCGCTTCGAGCAGTAGCTGCTGATGTACTCTGGTTTGTTCGAATGCTTCAGCTTGCGCCTGTTCCTCCcgcagcaacagcaacatgCGGATATTGGAATCATACGTCGCCTGTGATAGTGCCAATGTAGACGGTACGGCACGCTCAAACGGCGGTAGAGAACGTGAGTTTGCAACAGCTCGGACAGATTCTTCCAGGAGACTCTGGTCATGGATTTTAGTGGAAAGGCAGCGGTCTACCGGGACCGTTTGGTTATTAGTGCAGACTTCGGAAACGAACTTCGGCAAGCTGCGGGAATCCTCGACCGGGATTAGTGGCAACACTTGTCCCTGACTTTCTGGTTTAGTCGTTGTGACGAATCCAGCCGAACTGTCGGAAATCTGTGCTCTTCTGCCGGAAACTTGAAATACCGTTTGTGGCAAGAAGGGATACAAATACAGGTTGGGTTCCTGCCTAGGCATGTCGGGTGGTTGTCTACCGGTTCCCTTTTTGACTTTGCGTTTAATACGATGGACCAAGAATGGCTTAGTGCGCAGGAAAAGCTCGTGATAGTAGCCTCCCCTATCAAAACCTTTTCAAATTCAGGCGTTTGGAAGCAAGAGTCGACTAAAGCTAAGAAGCAGATACAGTACCTTAACCTGCATATTCAGACCACGGACTTACCTTTTGTCAGTCTTTTGAATCCATAATGGTTCAGCTGCCTTTGAAAGGATGATATTTTCGTTTGTCGAAACCAACTGCACCAAAGCGTGACATTTGAAGAGAAATTTTTAGACTGTAGCATGTCACGGGGTAAGCACCCTTGTTAAAAGCAGCGCACACATTGGGAACTTACACGGGGAGTACGTACTGTTCAAATCGCTTTTGACTGTGCACTACAAAGCATCGGCCATGAGACTGCCACGAGAATATGTCATCCAGCCCTGTATTTGCGGCTTGGCTTAGATGGAAATGAAGCTGAACAAGAAAGGCTGGCTTGCCACCCTTTATGCGTT
The sequence above is drawn from the Phaeodactylum tricornutum CCAP 1055/1 chromosome 21, whole genome shotgun sequence genome and encodes:
- a CDS encoding predicted protein translates to MNTIYQKMIITRRLVASVGGVLAVVALMAASCSYGKVTLGINSNAQEHRLTSNHVQSLRSGAASTVRDLGRSSIKGRGQVKGRASLQSHNTHGSSPGAQSSSSTSQTSYGGFQISSSSSGPNSIVDGITFSTFGTENSRNTTADDTLGSSGGSNGSYGGFNGTFEGSAESIAVETVSAEPNATVPRDGYVDVEAGGSMDAYATAKGNASSYSAAAGLGISGLYGEVNDGDLRANAEGLEFLSAYATSVPNETVDIVNGDSSSFVYSDTAGRANDFLP
- a CDS encoding predicted protein, with product MRAAPAFTEYLVIGLDPELRKVWYALIVALTYTSKMFEVHRRAVALSLSGAGHLLPYHAGVCQELLNFAKTQGQRVPLEIAALSGSSSGAIVAAVAAFAPSQLESLALDFIQQRGRGLSLLQETLENHQTSQQSDQFTNKQTPLSQGQPALQIYTTQCRSGEPYAFSFSSYSPLLLDAIRASCHVPISFHPVDMISWSPLSLPLTFADSEGVLIHEEAYVDGAIASPAPPTPHQLTRVVVSPISGGVGTLDSDQWRISPHDTSWRIGSVTLKGSFPVRLSTQNLRALRTSVGATSSAELERWYQLGLDDGRRFCEDWEKIGA
- a CDS encoding predicted protein; translated protein: IATPINVIHEHFMTMALEQSIVAGKCGEVPIGALVPSVHRLQILGSSHNQVEQKYDASAHAELLAMRQAARRIRNWRLQSCTLYSTLEPCVVCLASCQAFRVSRVVYGASDFRLGAVHSHIALLDMAQHPFHNVTSVIGGVHNTTSAELLRSFFRSRRAK
- a CDS encoding predicted protein; amino-acid sequence: MTPTGDEAEVLRRLAKTINGFLSRPDSGPFQEPVDWRGLELWDYPEIVPNMMDLGTVKRKLDREQYETAYACASDVRLVWNNCMAYNAEGSDFWLLAKAYSKRFEDRYRKLKAEFKIVEEETEEEDQE
- a CDS encoding predicted protein — protein: MSNGVERDQGYVDYSAEVEETPDKEGKTNEKFMSVGAWQRIKGGKPAFLVQLHFHLSQAANTGLDDIFSWQSHGRCFVVHSQKRFEHWFRQTKISSFQRQLNHYGFKRLTKGFDRGGYYHELFLRTKPFLVHRIKRKVKKGTGRQPPDMPRQEPNLYLYPFLPQTVFQVSGRRAQISDSSAGFVTTTKPESQGQVLPLIPVEDSRSLPKFVSEVCTNNQTVPVDRCLSTKIHDQSLLEESVRAVANSRSLPPFERAVPSTLALSQATYDSNIRMLLLLREEQAQAEAFEQTRVHQQLLLEANLLIGWRSERQSVWFEDGNCNRGHDCEMRLANAAAYQQQLSPQSPSDPQKISLPNLYRILRQNGY